The proteins below are encoded in one region of Centropristis striata isolate RG_2023a ecotype Rhode Island chromosome 12, C.striata_1.0, whole genome shotgun sequence:
- the bcorl1 gene encoding BCL-6 corepressor-like protein 1 isoform X1, whose protein sequence is MQVDPTLMNVGDGGTVSREISAPNKASASMVGNPPQTLPPEFRGDVTLSQQNKTPPTTDCKTAKACLDTSNYNHSPELSPPQQPNNAPTSGSALSGSEKRADKRAEAPKLKADGAGVFPTPQWSSGIKVGCEDSLNPCHSNVASSKKSLPQTQSVQSVPPGFQCSTMFKPVQPVAFLPSTNFPSPLCKITLPPALGQIAALREATASQFQKEIQPQSSGVGGTPLMRTYPYPFSVGRTPAAEKKVGTSSSKLKSNHSSNKNAKSVGEHKSLASVVASPAIALPLQHPSLTPAAPTRYTLSPTAAICCGSALASITSQSRLLNHVEKTNSIDKTTMGSLKTTPPSASEDHTACSVEPRDVPLDLSAKSKRPKCINDTPVTMMEPHNNESNPRDFLNSKRAHSTTFSSAVQYPILPNTHRNGSHQKQINRPQNHQVPEPKPTWGKGSSQDSIKNIPGTYVGVASPILASTLRGKDGKGTFADEFQSFAKQEFISIIDQGEHLASGGKKLSCLTKGNQHTHNVKHVKNTSTAITKNCPSKGALTTALSSSANAQTHQKLGTGKTAVSYSTTVVNPAWPQQSHLPHQALSVQRKITQGSPKTKGTTATEGCKFQSAHHSPSKPEEDKWERMKSPLSNLASIVKQQALEATSLTCEGNSQASPVASRKADVLNPLTGSQDTQSKTTSAFEYPTYWSGHQKWAGVPSQGDSTQALKRHEKGNATEPLENNTELNTSQGEHMGVQAKQGFSKPAGQSPLFGSNASTNGNRMESKLAQVLEGETLKKESGPSDGAPSEKLEGIVASILTGQCAAGGDKFEKKTNGTKEESPTKAKAAPVKQKKTSPKKPAKEKLPPDLSKKSAGKKKQDTEKTTKVSCQKKQKKQSAPVLEQSLSAGKLSPASKETTPRDKNSPNKVEQPTRNKSVTDSSSPPSEATPESLNHSAVSSKETDTTGSSFPRLRRGRRRADEARLDLWGFATPSPPPPQMPPPPVSPSPPVMPTQPARRPRGRPRSNPLPERVVQGKGKTAGADGDTPASKKRRRCRSKKYQTGEYITEKDKLEDGERTEEPDSQRQDSGVPADPQVDQCPSPAACSPETPPRRPSFTRSGTVRYQESKVSPECNDKPSGKRKFKSKHLSDNDELKIKTKRGNLGKRAASLALDGDHADVKRTESPPPTPKSLPSSPSNKKGPSGRSSGSESPPKRPVPPEVRRLIVNKNAGETLLQRAARLGYQDVVQYCLEKDIREVNRRDNAGYTALHEASSRGWTQIVQMLLKHGADVNCSAQDGTRPLHDAVASDNLPIVWLLLNHGADPTLATYSGHTPVKLAHSPSMKTFLTEYFTDLEGRKEVDSSLPWDFYSSSLFETDQEPCWDFLLSEQNQELEDDTTGKTEPDSDKDCLLFEFSSEPLLPCYHVQVSLTQGFCNWFLLTDVLKRLKMSARIFRARYPHLEVVSLSRSELCKQVSISQVSSALVSPYKGKNKEEEKEEEEEGLVDLVRCVPELQRLLGSSIHILQEDEEDEEEEDTLTNTGKPRSR, encoded by the exons ATGCAg GTGGATCCTACACTAATGAATGTAGGGGATGGAGGCACGGTGAGCAGAGAGATCAGTGCTCCAAATAAAGCGTCTGCTAGTATGGTGGGAAATCCCCCCCAGACGCTCCCCCCTGAGTTTAGAGGAGATGTTACCCTCAGTCAGCAAAACAAGACCCCCCCAACAACAGACTGTAAGACAGCAAAAGCCTGCCTGGACACTAGCAATTACAACCACAGCCCTGAGCTTTCTCCACCTCAGCAGCCCAACAATGCACCAACGTCTGGCTCAGCCCTCAGCGGCTCAGAGAAGAGGGCAGACAAAAGGGCAGAGGCCCCTAAACTCAAGGCTGATGGTGCCGGGGTCTTCCCCACTCCTCAGTGGTCAAGTGGCATAAAAGTCGGCTGTGAGGACTCACTCAACCCCTGTCACAGCAATGTGGCATCCAGTAAGAAATCACTACCGCAAACACAATCTGTGCAAAGTGTTCCGCCTGGATTTCAGTGCTCCACCATGTTTAAACCAGTCCAGCCTGTTGCCTTCCTTCCCTCCACTAATTTTCCCTCTCCACTTTGTAAAATTACTCTTCCACCAGCATTGGGTCAGATTGCAGCATTGCGAGAAGCCACAGCCAGCCAGTTTCAGAAAGAAATTCAGCCTCAAAGCTCAGGTGTCGGTGGGACACCTCTCATGCGGACCTATCCCTATCCGTTCTCGGTGGGCCGGACTCcagctgcagagaaaaaagTCGGCACATCATCGTCAAAGCTCAAATCTAATCATTCATCTAATAAGAATGCCAAATCTGTGGGAGAGCATAAATCTTTAGCCTCAGTGGTAGCCTCACCAGCTATTGCCCTACCGTTGCAGCACCCGTCATTAACTCCTGCAGCACCCACCCGCTACACGCTGTCTCCCACTGCTGCCATTTGCTGTGGCTCTGCACTTGCCAGCATCACCTCTCAGAGCAGACTGCTGAACCATGTGGAGAAAACCAACAGCATAGACAAGACAACCATGGGTTCTCTTAAAACGACACCTCCCTCTGCTTCAGAGGATCACACAGCTTGTTCTGTTGAACCGAGAGATGTTCCTCTTGATTTGTCTGCTAAATCAAAACGTCCTAAATGCATAAACGACACTCCAGTTACGATGATGGAGCCTCATAATAATGAGTCAAATCCGAGAGATTTTCTGAACTCAAAGAGGGCTCATTCTACAACTTTCAGCTCAGCTGTGCAATACCCTATCTTACCCAACACCCACAGAAATGGGTCCCATCAAAAGCAAATAAACAGGCCTCAGAATCACCAGGTCCCAGAGCCCAAACCAACCTGGGGCAAGGGATCTTCCCAAGACTCCATAAAAAACATCCCCGGAACTTATGTAGGCGTGGCTAGCCCCATACTGGCTTCTACTCTACGAGGAAAAGATGGAAAAGGAACTTTTGCAGATGAATTTCAGAGTTTTGCAAAGCAGGAGTTTATATCTATAATTGACCAAGGAGAACATCTTGCCTCAGGAGGAAAGAAGCTCTCCTGTCTGACGAAGGGCAACCAACATACTCACAACGTCAAGCATGTTAAAAACACCAGCACAGCCATAACTAAGAACTGTCCCTCTAAAGGAGCGCTAACCACGGCCCTTTCTAGCTCTGCCAATGCTCAGACTCATCAGAAACTTGGAACTGGCAAAACAGCGGTGTCATACTCGACCACTGTTGTCAATCCAGCTTGGCCGCAGCAATCTCATCTTCCGCATCAAGCCTTGTCTGTTCAGAGAAAGATCACACAAGGATCTCCAAAGACCAAGGGCACCACCGCTACTGAAGGATGTAAGTTTCAGAGTGCCCATCACAGCCCGTCCAAACCTGAGGAAGATAAGTGGGAGAGGATGAAGTCTCCGCTGTCTAACCTTGCGTCCATCGTGAAGCAGCAAGCTCTTGAAGCAACATCACTGACATGCGAGGGCAATAGTCAAGCCTCACCTGTTGCATCAAGAAAAGCTGATGTTCTGAATCCGCTCACTGGGAGCCAAGACACCCAGTCCAAAACTACATCTGCTTTTGAATACCCAACATACTGGTCTGGTCACCAGAAATGGGCTGGTGTGCCTTCTCAAGGGGATTCAACTCAAGCTTTGAAGAGGCACGAAAAGGGGAATGCCACTGAGCCTTTGGAGAATAATACTGAATTAAACACCAGCCAGGGAGAACACATGGGAGTACAAGCAAAGCAAGGCTTCTCAAAGCCTGCTGGCCAGTCTCCTCTCTTTGGGAGCAATGCATCAACAAATGGGAACAGGATGGAGAGCAAACTAGCCCAGGTGTTGGAGGGGGAGACACTGAAGAAAGAAAGTGGGCCGTCAGACGGGGCTCCCAGTGAAAAATTGGAAGGCATTGTTGCGTCTATTCTTACGGGCCAGTGTGCAGCGGGAGGCGACAAGTTTGAGAAGAAAACAAACGGAACCAAAGAGGAGTCGCCAACCAAAGCTAAAGCTGCTCCcgtcaaacaaaagaaaaccagTCCTAAGAAGCCAGCGAAGGAGAAGTTACCACCGGACTTGTCAAAGAAGTCTGCAGGGAAGAAAAAGcaagacacagaaaaaacaacaaaagtgtcTTGTCAAAagaag CAGAAGAAACAATCTGCACCTGTGCTGGAGCAGAGTCTATCAGCGGGGAAACTTTCTCCAGCAAGTAAAGAGACGACTCCGAGGGACAAGAACAGTCCCAACAAGGTTGAGCAACCAACCCGCAACAAATCAG TTACAGATAGCAGCAGTCCTCCGAGTGAAGCGACTCCAGAGTCTCTCAATCACTCCGCTGTATCCAGTAAGGAGACCGACACTACAGGGAGCTCCTTCCCGAGACTGAGGAGAGGACGCCGGCGAGCCGATGAGGCTCGACTTGACCTGTGGGGCTTTGCAACGCCCTCCCCTCCACCCCCACAAATGCCTCCTCCCCCAGTTTCCCCTTCACCCCCCGTGATGCCCACCCAACCCGCCCGCCGTCCAAGAGGGAGGCCTCGCTCCAACCCCCTGCCGGAGCGTGTGGTTCAGGGTAAGGGCAAGACGGCCGGCGCAGACGGTGACACGCCTGCTTCTAAGAAACGCCGGCGGTGTCGTAGCAAAAAGTACCAGACCGGGGAATAcatcacagaaaaagacaagCTGGAAGACGGAGAGCGCACCGAAGAACCTGACTCCCAGAGACAGGACAGCGGAGTCCCAGCAG ATCCACAGGTGGATCAGTGTCCGAGTCCTGCTGCCTGCAGTCCAGAGACCCCTCCACGGAGACCCTCCTTCACTCGCTCCGGGACAGTCCGCTACCAGGAGAGCAAGGTCTCTCCAGAGTGCAACGACAAGCCTTCAGGGAAGAGGAAGTTCAAAAGCAAACACCTCAGTGACAATGATGAGCTGAAG ATCAAGACCAAACGCGGCAACTTGGGCAAGCGTGCTGCTTCGCTCGCTCTGGATGGCGACCACGCTGATGTTAAAAGAACAGAAAGCCCCCCACCCACTCCCAAAAGTTTGCCCTCATCTCCATCCAATAAGAAAGGCCCATCAGGGAGAAGCAGCGGCTCAGAATCTCCACCCAAGAGGCCCGTTCCTCCGGAGGTCCGTCGGCTGATTGTCAATAAAAATGCCGGAGAGACTTTGCTGCAGCGTGCTGCACGCTTGGGCTATCAG GATGTAGTTCAGTACTGTCTTGAAAAGGACATCAGGGAGGTCAACCGGCGTGATAATGCCGGCTACACAGCCCTCCACGAGGCGTCCTCTCGAGGCTGGACCCAGATTGTCCAGATGCTGCTGAAACACGGCGCTGATGTCAACTGTAGCGCCCAGGACGGCACACG GCCGCTCCATGACGCAGTAGCGAGTGACAACCTCCCAATCGTCTGGCTGCTCCTGAACCACGGAGCAGACCCGACTCTGGCCACCTACTCGGGACACACACCGGTCAAACTGGCTCACAGCCCGAGCATGAAGACCTTCCTCACAG AATATTTCACAGACCTGGAAGGCCGCAAAGAAGTAGATTCCAGTTTACCCTGGGACTTCTACAGCAGCTCCCTGTTCG AGACCGACCAGGAGCCGTGCTGGGACTTCCTGCTGTCTGAGCAAAATCAGGAGCTGGAGGACGACACAACAGGGAAAACTGAGCCAGACTCAGACAAAGACTGCCTTCTGTTTGAGTTCTCCTCTGAGCCGCTCTTACCCTGCTATCATGTTCAGGTGTCATTAACCCAGGG CTTTTGCAACTGGTTCCTCCTGACGGACGTCCTGAAGCGCCTGAAGATGTCTGCGCGGATCTTCCGGGCGCGTTACCCTCACCTGGAGGTGGTGAGTCTGTCCCGCTCGGAGCTCTGCAAGCAGGTATCGATCAGCCAGGTGAGCTCCGCTCTGGTTTCACCTTACAAAGGCAAaaacaaggaggaggagaaggaggaggaagaagagggactTGTGGATCTGGTGCGATGTGTACCAGAGCTCCAGAGACTACTGGGCTCCTCCATTCACATCCtgcaggaggacgaggaggacgaggaggaggaagacacaCTGACAAACACAGGGAAGCCTCGCAGCCGATAG
- the bcorl1 gene encoding BCL-6 corepressor-like protein 1 isoform X2, producing MQVDPTLMNVGDGGTVSREISAPNKASASMVGNPPQTLPPEFRGDVTLSQQNKTPPTTDCKTAKACLDTSNYNHSPELSPPQQPNNAPTSGSALSGSEKRADKRAEAPKLKADGAGVFPTPQWSSGIKVGCEDSLNPCHSNVASSKKSLPQTQSVQSVPPGFQCSTMFKPVQPVAFLPSTNFPSPLCKITLPPALGQIAALREATASQFQKEIQPQSSGVGGTPLMRTYPYPFSVGRTPAAEKKVGTSSSKLKSNHSSNKNAKSVGEHKSLASVVASPAIALPLQHPSLTPAAPTRYTLSPTAAICCGSALASITSQSRLLNHVEKTNSIDKTTMGSLKTTPPSASEDHTACSVEPRDVPLDLSAKSKRPKCINDTPVTMMEPHNNESNPRDFLNSKRAHSTTFSSAVQYPILPNTHRNGSHQKQINRPQNHQVPEPKPTWGKGSSQDSIKNIPGTYVGVASPILASTLRGKDGKGTFADEFQSFAKQEFISIIDQGEHLASGGKKLSCLTKGNQHTHNVKHVKNTSTAITKNCPSKGALTTALSSSANAQTHQKLGTGKTAVSYSTTVVNPAWPQQSHLPHQALSVQRKITQGSPKTKGTTATEGCKFQSAHHSPSKPEEDKWERMKSPLSNLASIVKQQALEATSLTCEGNSQASPVASRKADVLNPLTGSQDTQSKTTSAFEYPTYWSGHQKWAGVPSQGDSTQALKRHEKGNATEPLENNTELNTSQGEHMGVQAKQGFSKPAGQSPLFGSNASTNGNRMESKLAQVLEGETLKKESGPSDGAPSEKLEGIVASILTGQCAAGGDKFEKKTNGTKEESPTKAKAAPVKQKKTSPKKPAKEKLPPDLSKKSAGKKKQDTEKTTKVSCQKKKKQSAPVLEQSLSAGKLSPASKETTPRDKNSPNKVEQPTRNKSVTDSSSPPSEATPESLNHSAVSSKETDTTGSSFPRLRRGRRRADEARLDLWGFATPSPPPPQMPPPPVSPSPPVMPTQPARRPRGRPRSNPLPERVVQGKGKTAGADGDTPASKKRRRCRSKKYQTGEYITEKDKLEDGERTEEPDSQRQDSGVPADPQVDQCPSPAACSPETPPRRPSFTRSGTVRYQESKVSPECNDKPSGKRKFKSKHLSDNDELKIKTKRGNLGKRAASLALDGDHADVKRTESPPPTPKSLPSSPSNKKGPSGRSSGSESPPKRPVPPEVRRLIVNKNAGETLLQRAARLGYQDVVQYCLEKDIREVNRRDNAGYTALHEASSRGWTQIVQMLLKHGADVNCSAQDGTRPLHDAVASDNLPIVWLLLNHGADPTLATYSGHTPVKLAHSPSMKTFLTEYFTDLEGRKEVDSSLPWDFYSSSLFETDQEPCWDFLLSEQNQELEDDTTGKTEPDSDKDCLLFEFSSEPLLPCYHVQVSLTQGFCNWFLLTDVLKRLKMSARIFRARYPHLEVVSLSRSELCKQVSISQVSSALVSPYKGKNKEEEKEEEEEGLVDLVRCVPELQRLLGSSIHILQEDEEDEEEEDTLTNTGKPRSR from the exons ATGCAg GTGGATCCTACACTAATGAATGTAGGGGATGGAGGCACGGTGAGCAGAGAGATCAGTGCTCCAAATAAAGCGTCTGCTAGTATGGTGGGAAATCCCCCCCAGACGCTCCCCCCTGAGTTTAGAGGAGATGTTACCCTCAGTCAGCAAAACAAGACCCCCCCAACAACAGACTGTAAGACAGCAAAAGCCTGCCTGGACACTAGCAATTACAACCACAGCCCTGAGCTTTCTCCACCTCAGCAGCCCAACAATGCACCAACGTCTGGCTCAGCCCTCAGCGGCTCAGAGAAGAGGGCAGACAAAAGGGCAGAGGCCCCTAAACTCAAGGCTGATGGTGCCGGGGTCTTCCCCACTCCTCAGTGGTCAAGTGGCATAAAAGTCGGCTGTGAGGACTCACTCAACCCCTGTCACAGCAATGTGGCATCCAGTAAGAAATCACTACCGCAAACACAATCTGTGCAAAGTGTTCCGCCTGGATTTCAGTGCTCCACCATGTTTAAACCAGTCCAGCCTGTTGCCTTCCTTCCCTCCACTAATTTTCCCTCTCCACTTTGTAAAATTACTCTTCCACCAGCATTGGGTCAGATTGCAGCATTGCGAGAAGCCACAGCCAGCCAGTTTCAGAAAGAAATTCAGCCTCAAAGCTCAGGTGTCGGTGGGACACCTCTCATGCGGACCTATCCCTATCCGTTCTCGGTGGGCCGGACTCcagctgcagagaaaaaagTCGGCACATCATCGTCAAAGCTCAAATCTAATCATTCATCTAATAAGAATGCCAAATCTGTGGGAGAGCATAAATCTTTAGCCTCAGTGGTAGCCTCACCAGCTATTGCCCTACCGTTGCAGCACCCGTCATTAACTCCTGCAGCACCCACCCGCTACACGCTGTCTCCCACTGCTGCCATTTGCTGTGGCTCTGCACTTGCCAGCATCACCTCTCAGAGCAGACTGCTGAACCATGTGGAGAAAACCAACAGCATAGACAAGACAACCATGGGTTCTCTTAAAACGACACCTCCCTCTGCTTCAGAGGATCACACAGCTTGTTCTGTTGAACCGAGAGATGTTCCTCTTGATTTGTCTGCTAAATCAAAACGTCCTAAATGCATAAACGACACTCCAGTTACGATGATGGAGCCTCATAATAATGAGTCAAATCCGAGAGATTTTCTGAACTCAAAGAGGGCTCATTCTACAACTTTCAGCTCAGCTGTGCAATACCCTATCTTACCCAACACCCACAGAAATGGGTCCCATCAAAAGCAAATAAACAGGCCTCAGAATCACCAGGTCCCAGAGCCCAAACCAACCTGGGGCAAGGGATCTTCCCAAGACTCCATAAAAAACATCCCCGGAACTTATGTAGGCGTGGCTAGCCCCATACTGGCTTCTACTCTACGAGGAAAAGATGGAAAAGGAACTTTTGCAGATGAATTTCAGAGTTTTGCAAAGCAGGAGTTTATATCTATAATTGACCAAGGAGAACATCTTGCCTCAGGAGGAAAGAAGCTCTCCTGTCTGACGAAGGGCAACCAACATACTCACAACGTCAAGCATGTTAAAAACACCAGCACAGCCATAACTAAGAACTGTCCCTCTAAAGGAGCGCTAACCACGGCCCTTTCTAGCTCTGCCAATGCTCAGACTCATCAGAAACTTGGAACTGGCAAAACAGCGGTGTCATACTCGACCACTGTTGTCAATCCAGCTTGGCCGCAGCAATCTCATCTTCCGCATCAAGCCTTGTCTGTTCAGAGAAAGATCACACAAGGATCTCCAAAGACCAAGGGCACCACCGCTACTGAAGGATGTAAGTTTCAGAGTGCCCATCACAGCCCGTCCAAACCTGAGGAAGATAAGTGGGAGAGGATGAAGTCTCCGCTGTCTAACCTTGCGTCCATCGTGAAGCAGCAAGCTCTTGAAGCAACATCACTGACATGCGAGGGCAATAGTCAAGCCTCACCTGTTGCATCAAGAAAAGCTGATGTTCTGAATCCGCTCACTGGGAGCCAAGACACCCAGTCCAAAACTACATCTGCTTTTGAATACCCAACATACTGGTCTGGTCACCAGAAATGGGCTGGTGTGCCTTCTCAAGGGGATTCAACTCAAGCTTTGAAGAGGCACGAAAAGGGGAATGCCACTGAGCCTTTGGAGAATAATACTGAATTAAACACCAGCCAGGGAGAACACATGGGAGTACAAGCAAAGCAAGGCTTCTCAAAGCCTGCTGGCCAGTCTCCTCTCTTTGGGAGCAATGCATCAACAAATGGGAACAGGATGGAGAGCAAACTAGCCCAGGTGTTGGAGGGGGAGACACTGAAGAAAGAAAGTGGGCCGTCAGACGGGGCTCCCAGTGAAAAATTGGAAGGCATTGTTGCGTCTATTCTTACGGGCCAGTGTGCAGCGGGAGGCGACAAGTTTGAGAAGAAAACAAACGGAACCAAAGAGGAGTCGCCAACCAAAGCTAAAGCTGCTCCcgtcaaacaaaagaaaaccagTCCTAAGAAGCCAGCGAAGGAGAAGTTACCACCGGACTTGTCAAAGAAGTCTGCAGGGAAGAAAAAGcaagacacagaaaaaacaacaaaagtgtcTTGTCAAAagaag AAGAAACAATCTGCACCTGTGCTGGAGCAGAGTCTATCAGCGGGGAAACTTTCTCCAGCAAGTAAAGAGACGACTCCGAGGGACAAGAACAGTCCCAACAAGGTTGAGCAACCAACCCGCAACAAATCAG TTACAGATAGCAGCAGTCCTCCGAGTGAAGCGACTCCAGAGTCTCTCAATCACTCCGCTGTATCCAGTAAGGAGACCGACACTACAGGGAGCTCCTTCCCGAGACTGAGGAGAGGACGCCGGCGAGCCGATGAGGCTCGACTTGACCTGTGGGGCTTTGCAACGCCCTCCCCTCCACCCCCACAAATGCCTCCTCCCCCAGTTTCCCCTTCACCCCCCGTGATGCCCACCCAACCCGCCCGCCGTCCAAGAGGGAGGCCTCGCTCCAACCCCCTGCCGGAGCGTGTGGTTCAGGGTAAGGGCAAGACGGCCGGCGCAGACGGTGACACGCCTGCTTCTAAGAAACGCCGGCGGTGTCGTAGCAAAAAGTACCAGACCGGGGAATAcatcacagaaaaagacaagCTGGAAGACGGAGAGCGCACCGAAGAACCTGACTCCCAGAGACAGGACAGCGGAGTCCCAGCAG ATCCACAGGTGGATCAGTGTCCGAGTCCTGCTGCCTGCAGTCCAGAGACCCCTCCACGGAGACCCTCCTTCACTCGCTCCGGGACAGTCCGCTACCAGGAGAGCAAGGTCTCTCCAGAGTGCAACGACAAGCCTTCAGGGAAGAGGAAGTTCAAAAGCAAACACCTCAGTGACAATGATGAGCTGAAG ATCAAGACCAAACGCGGCAACTTGGGCAAGCGTGCTGCTTCGCTCGCTCTGGATGGCGACCACGCTGATGTTAAAAGAACAGAAAGCCCCCCACCCACTCCCAAAAGTTTGCCCTCATCTCCATCCAATAAGAAAGGCCCATCAGGGAGAAGCAGCGGCTCAGAATCTCCACCCAAGAGGCCCGTTCCTCCGGAGGTCCGTCGGCTGATTGTCAATAAAAATGCCGGAGAGACTTTGCTGCAGCGTGCTGCACGCTTGGGCTATCAG GATGTAGTTCAGTACTGTCTTGAAAAGGACATCAGGGAGGTCAACCGGCGTGATAATGCCGGCTACACAGCCCTCCACGAGGCGTCCTCTCGAGGCTGGACCCAGATTGTCCAGATGCTGCTGAAACACGGCGCTGATGTCAACTGTAGCGCCCAGGACGGCACACG GCCGCTCCATGACGCAGTAGCGAGTGACAACCTCCCAATCGTCTGGCTGCTCCTGAACCACGGAGCAGACCCGACTCTGGCCACCTACTCGGGACACACACCGGTCAAACTGGCTCACAGCCCGAGCATGAAGACCTTCCTCACAG AATATTTCACAGACCTGGAAGGCCGCAAAGAAGTAGATTCCAGTTTACCCTGGGACTTCTACAGCAGCTCCCTGTTCG AGACCGACCAGGAGCCGTGCTGGGACTTCCTGCTGTCTGAGCAAAATCAGGAGCTGGAGGACGACACAACAGGGAAAACTGAGCCAGACTCAGACAAAGACTGCCTTCTGTTTGAGTTCTCCTCTGAGCCGCTCTTACCCTGCTATCATGTTCAGGTGTCATTAACCCAGGG CTTTTGCAACTGGTTCCTCCTGACGGACGTCCTGAAGCGCCTGAAGATGTCTGCGCGGATCTTCCGGGCGCGTTACCCTCACCTGGAGGTGGTGAGTCTGTCCCGCTCGGAGCTCTGCAAGCAGGTATCGATCAGCCAGGTGAGCTCCGCTCTGGTTTCACCTTACAAAGGCAAaaacaaggaggaggagaaggaggaggaagaagagggactTGTGGATCTGGTGCGATGTGTACCAGAGCTCCAGAGACTACTGGGCTCCTCCATTCACATCCtgcaggaggacgaggaggacgaggaggaggaagacacaCTGACAAACACAGGGAAGCCTCGCAGCCGATAG